In Xenorhabdus nematophila ATCC 19061, one DNA window encodes the following:
- the rseB gene encoding sigma-E factor regulatory protein RseB, whose amino-acid sequence MKRIWFFIFLLAGSLLTPLKTSAQQNSVEVLLQDMNNAVQTLNYELGFINLAQQFLIPLRYRHAIIDGQTIAQVIQMDGSRREIIQRGDQISYYEPGLDSFSLRGHQIVDYFPPIIFADFTQLQKFYRFIDAGSTHVGDHPAHFVRIISKDESRYNYNLLIDEKNHLPLLIELLDGDNITVIEQFRVVSSTVNDYIKQELHAITDLKLPPMLLISPAEKLKFNWNVGKVPEGFQEISRNSRKLSETEWLESIMYGDGLFDFSVNVVNSGKKSVDEQPFRQGRRTVYTLARGKNSITVIGELPFATAKRIAASVTFTGEN is encoded by the coding sequence ATGAAACGCATTTGGTTTTTCATTTTCTTATTGGCGGGGAGTTTGTTAACTCCCTTAAAAACTTCGGCGCAGCAAAACAGCGTCGAAGTTTTGTTGCAGGATATGAATAATGCTGTGCAAACACTAAATTATGAGCTTGGTTTCATCAATTTAGCCCAACAATTTCTTATCCCTCTACGTTACCGTCACGCGATTATTGATGGGCAGACTATTGCTCAAGTCATACAGATGGATGGTTCACGTCGAGAAATTATTCAACGCGGTGATCAAATTAGTTATTACGAACCCGGCCTGGATTCATTCAGTTTGCGTGGTCACCAGATTGTTGATTACTTTCCACCGATTATTTTCGCCGACTTTACCCAATTACAGAAATTTTATCGTTTTATTGATGCGGGGAGTACCCATGTTGGTGATCATCCAGCGCATTTTGTACGTATCATATCGAAGGATGAATCCCGCTATAACTATAACCTCCTGATCGATGAAAAAAATCATCTTCCATTGCTCATTGAATTATTAGACGGAGACAATATTACCGTCATTGAGCAATTCCGTGTCGTGTCATCAACGGTGAATGATTATATTAAGCAAGAGCTACACGCTATTACTGATTTAAAATTACCGCCTATGTTGCTCATTTCTCCTGCCGAAAAATTAAAATTTAATTGGAACGTTGGAAAAGTGCCTGAAGGTTTTCAAGAAATTTCCCGTAACAGTCGTAAATTATCTGAGACAGAGTGGTTAGAATCCATTATGTACGGTGATGGTTTATTTGATTTTTCTGTCAATGTTGTGAATTCAGGCAAAAAGTCGGTTGATGAGCAACCATTTAGACAAGGCAGACGAACGGTTTATACTTTGGCCAGAGGTAAAAATAGTATCACCGTCATTGGCGAACTGCCTTTCGCAACAGCTAAGCGAATTGCAGCAAGTGTGACGTTTACGGGAGAAAACTGA